One Nostoc sp. UHCC 0302 DNA window includes the following coding sequences:
- a CDS encoding TetR/AcrR family transcriptional regulator: MRVFNSSPPSEAQTRTKILQAAQRLFASQGFDGTTTRDLAQAAGVAEGTLFRHFPNKKAILVEVATSGWVEILTDLLTELSEMGSYKAVAQVMRRRMWNFKKNADLMRVCFMEVQFHPDLRDRIQLEVITKMTDVAEAFFQTAMDRGIYRQMNANLVAKVFLGMFAIAGFSNNTLMEPDASPEQMQQMAEGLADIFLNGVLAKE, encoded by the coding sequence ATGCGAGTTTTTAATTCTTCCCCGCCCTCAGAGGCACAGACGCGCACTAAGATTTTACAGGCAGCACAACGATTGTTTGCCTCCCAGGGGTTTGATGGCACTACTACCCGTGACTTAGCACAAGCCGCTGGTGTAGCGGAAGGAACCCTATTTCGTCATTTTCCCAATAAAAAGGCGATTTTGGTGGAAGTAGCCACAAGTGGCTGGGTGGAGATTTTAACAGATTTGCTCACAGAATTGAGTGAAATGGGCAGCTATAAAGCTGTAGCTCAGGTAATGCGCCGCCGGATGTGGAATTTTAAAAAAAATGCCGACCTGATGCGGGTTTGCTTCATGGAGGTGCAGTTTCACCCCGATTTGCGCGATCGCATTCAATTAGAAGTCATTACCAAAATGACTGATGTCGCCGAAGCATTCTTTCAAACTGCGATGGATAGAGGCATTTATCGGCAAATGAATGCCAACCTAGTCGCCAAAGTTTTCTTAGGAATGTTTGCGATCGCAGGTTTTTCTAACAATACTCTCATGGAACCTGATGCTTCTCCCGAACAAATGCAGCAAATGGCTGAAGGATTAGCTGATATTTTCCTCAATGGTGTATTGGCTAAGGAGTAA
- a CDS encoding DUF4332 domain-containing protein — protein sequence MPTKHTNTKSLMPSSDWPIEQLPGLSQEEQSQLQNCGINTTAALVKQGKTLEARVALANKLQIHLQYVNKWLALADLARIPSVGTQYCGLLLHAGIGSVAQLAQTPTHRLHKQILRLQVATMQRRDLCPAIELVQQWSQQAQAIK from the coding sequence ATGCCTACTAAACACACAAATACTAAAAGTCTTATGCCATCTAGTGATTGGCCGATTGAGCAATTACCTGGGTTAAGCCAGGAAGAACAATCACAATTACAAAATTGTGGAATTAACACTACAGCAGCGCTAGTCAAGCAAGGGAAAACTCTAGAGGCAAGGGTAGCATTAGCGAATAAATTACAGATTCATCTTCAATATGTAAATAAGTGGCTAGCTTTAGCTGATTTAGCGCGTATTCCTAGCGTCGGAACCCAATATTGTGGTTTATTGCTACACGCGGGGATTGGTTCTGTAGCCCAGTTGGCTCAAACTCCTACTCACAGATTGCACAAACAAATTTTGCGCTTACAGGTAGCAACAATGCAACGGCGAGATTTGTGTCCAGCAATTGAGCTAGTACAACAGTGGAGTCAACAAGCACAAGCTATTAAGTGA
- a CDS encoding DUF29 domain-containing protein, which translates to MNPIPKISAQLYETDFVAWTEQTVQLIRAGQFGQVDWDAVIEEIESLGRSDRRELKSRLEVLLQHLLKWQYQSNLRRGSWRNTIDEQRNRIADLLQESPRLKSYPEEVLAECYRRGLKAASNETELPIDTFPGECPYTIAQVLDTEFLPDAIAL; encoded by the coding sequence ATGAACCCGATTCCGAAAATCTCAGCTCAGTTGTATGAAACAGACTTTGTGGCTTGGACAGAACAAACTGTGCAACTTATTCGTGCTGGACAATTTGGACAGGTAGACTGGGATGCCGTGATTGAGGAGATTGAAAGCTTGGGAAGGTCAGATCGGCGGGAGTTAAAAAGTCGTTTGGAGGTATTATTACAGCATTTGCTCAAATGGCAATATCAGTCTAATTTGCGGCGTGGCTCCTGGCGAAACACGATTGATGAACAACGCAATCGGATTGCAGATTTGCTGCAAGAGAGTCCCAGGCTTAAATCCTATCCAGAAGAAGTTTTAGCGGAGTGCTATCGTCGGGGATTAAAAGCTGCTAGTAATGAAACGGAACTACCAATCGATACATTTCCTGGGGAATGTCCTTATACTATTGCCCAAGTTCTTGATACTGAGTTTTTACCGGATGCGATCGCTTTGTAG
- a CDS encoding PhzF family phenazine biosynthesis protein has protein sequence MGQIIIQVDAFTNTRFAGNPAAVCVLPTPQDDRWMQKVAQEMNLSETAFLVRQDDGFNLRWFTPEVEVPLCGHATLASAHVLWSEAHLLPDEVARFYTKSGLLVAKRQGQWIELDFPVNRSQEVVAPPELGEALGVPYKAVFQNSLGYLVKVESEELVRQIQPNFQQLKNLPVSKVIVTSVTDSDSKYDFVSRFFAPGVGINEDPVTGSAHCCLAPYWRDRLGKDEFLAYQASNRGGVVKVRYKGGDRVFLAGQAVTVLRGELITA, from the coding sequence ATGGGACAAATCATTATTCAAGTCGATGCTTTCACTAATACACGCTTTGCAGGTAATCCTGCTGCTGTCTGTGTTTTGCCCACTCCTCAAGACGATCGCTGGATGCAGAAAGTGGCGCAGGAGATGAATTTATCTGAGACAGCTTTTCTAGTCAGACAAGACGACGGCTTTAATCTGCGTTGGTTTACACCAGAAGTGGAAGTACCACTTTGTGGTCATGCAACCTTAGCCAGCGCCCATGTACTTTGGTCAGAAGCGCATTTATTACCTGATGAAGTTGCGCGTTTTTATACCAAAAGTGGACTACTTGTTGCCAAACGACAAGGGCAGTGGATTGAGCTAGATTTTCCTGTAAATCGCTCACAAGAAGTTGTTGCGCCTCCAGAACTGGGCGAAGCTTTGGGTGTACCGTACAAAGCGGTGTTTCAGAATTCTTTGGGCTATTTGGTGAAAGTGGAATCTGAAGAATTGGTACGGCAAATACAGCCCAATTTTCAGCAGTTAAAAAATTTACCTGTTTCTAAGGTAATTGTTACTAGCGTGACTGACTCTGATTCCAAATACGATTTTGTTTCTCGCTTCTTTGCACCAGGAGTAGGTATTAATGAAGACCCAGTAACTGGGTCTGCTCATTGCTGCCTTGCTCCCTATTGGCGCGATCGCTTAGGCAAAGACGAATTTTTAGCTTATCAGGCATCCAATCGCGGCGGTGTGGTGAAAGTTCGCTACAAGGGAGGCGATCGCGTCTTTCTCGCTGGACAAGCAGTCACAGTCCTGCGGGGAGAATTAATTACTGCTTAA